In Burkholderia sp. PAMC 26561, the following are encoded in one genomic region:
- a CDS encoding H-NS family nucleoid-associated regulatory protein, protein MPTLEVIQEKLKKLQAQADVLIAKKAQSALDQIRRLLLEHGLTTEDIEETAKAKREAKGDSGLGIGSRRKASNAIGSKVTPKFQDPKSGATWTGRGRAPAWIAKAKDRTRFLIQGDAVAAHSASPEIENADATTTAKPRGYRTGPQPAKYRDRKSGATWSGKGRAPAWLANVKDRTKFLIEEEGASPVAEVATKAARKASAVGNKANAAEKSTRKVAAKKITAKKAAATKNEVKEATPRQSVAASKKVAAKKTEPVAKKRVAKKVSGSGSAAKAATVADDNGSTQAAIEAPAV, encoded by the coding sequence ATGCCCACACTCGAAGTCATTCAAGAAAAGCTTAAGAAGTTGCAGGCGCAAGCCGACGTACTCATAGCAAAGAAAGCGCAGTCTGCGCTAGACCAGATTCGTCGCCTTTTGCTGGAACACGGATTGACCACCGAAGATATTGAAGAAACAGCGAAAGCGAAGAGGGAAGCAAAAGGGGACAGCGGTTTGGGTATTGGGTCAAGGCGGAAAGCATCCAATGCCATTGGCAGCAAGGTCACTCCCAAGTTCCAGGACCCGAAGAGTGGTGCCACATGGACCGGCCGGGGAAGAGCACCGGCTTGGATCGCTAAAGCGAAAGACCGCACTCGGTTCTTGATTCAAGGTGATGCGGTGGCGGCTCACTCAGCCTCTCCCGAAATTGAGAACGCGGATGCAACGACGACAGCGAAACCGCGTGGGTACCGAACGGGACCGCAGCCGGCCAAGTATCGGGACCGCAAGTCGGGCGCAACATGGAGCGGAAAAGGACGCGCGCCGGCATGGCTTGCGAACGTCAAAGATCGAACCAAATTCCTGATTGAGGAGGAGGGTGCATCGCCTGTTGCTGAAGTCGCGACCAAAGCGGCGCGTAAAGCGTCTGCTGTAGGCAACAAGGCGAATGCGGCAGAGAAGTCAACGCGGAAAGTTGCAGCGAAGAAAATCACCGCAAAAAAGGCCGCCGCCACAAAAAATGAGGTGAAGGAAGCAACGCCGAGACAATCCGTTGCTGCTAGCAAGAAGGTTGCTGCGAAGAAAACAGAGCCTGTCGCTAAAAAGAGAGTTGCAAAGAAAGTGAGTGGTTCAGGCAGTGCTGCGAAGGCAGCGACGGTAGCCGACGATAACGGCAGTACCCAAGCAGCCATTGAAGCGCCCGCAGTGTAA
- a CDS encoding IS3 family transposase (programmed frameshift), producing MNAKQTYSVEFREQALAKVLQRGNRSVGTVAAELNMNVLTLRKWIRVSNAANRNPGPVDARRPEDWSLEDRLLALQQSHGLSAEALSAWCRERGLFVHHLDQWRAQFCSAGTASSARANAPELRELKQANAQLQRELKRKEKALAEAAALLILFKKVPGAVRGRGRMSSPEERATLQELIGKATTAGARQARACAVLGLSARTVQRWQGGGPEAVDGRALRHHDAVHKLSTDERAELLAVANSVEFAHLPPSQIVPRLADQGRYIASESTFYRVLREEKQLAHRRSEQPARARSKPRAVCADEPNQLFSWDITYLPTTVRGQYFYLYLFMDVFSRMVVGWQVYAEESSAQASELLKDLCAREAIKPGQVILHSDNGGPMKGATMLATLQALGVMPSLSRPGVSNDNPFSESLFKTLKYRPAYPLQAFDTLFAARAWVTVLVRWYNHEHRHSAIRFVTPAQRHANLDQQILDRRAMLYEAAKQRNPLRWKGPTRNWKRVKTVHLNPDRTDNFEPIKRNHRQEQKAA from the exons TTGAATGCCAAACAGACGTATTCTGTTGAATTCAGGGAGCAGGCGCTGGCAAAGGTCCTGCAACGCGGCAACCGGTCCGTAGGAACGGTTGCCGCGGAACTGAACATGAACGTATTAACTTTGAGGAAGTGGATCCGCGTGTCTAACGCCGCAAACCGCAACCCGGGGCCAGTCGATGCACGGCGCCCGGAAGATTGGTCTTTGGAAGATCGCCTGCTGGCATTGCAGCAGAGCCATGGACTGAGCGCCGAGGCACTCAGCGCGTGGTGCCGTGAACGTGGCTTGTTTGTTCATCATCTGGACCAGTGGCGTGCCCAGTTTTGCTCGGCCGGCACCGCGAGCAGCGCACGTGCAAACGCTCCAGAACTGCGCGAGCTGAAACAGGCCAATGCGCAGCTGCAGCGCGAATTGAAACGCAAGGAAAAGGCTTTAGCGGAGGCGGCCGCGTTGCTGATACTTT TCAAAAAAGTACCAGGCGCTGTTCGGGGACGAGGACGAATGAGCTCCCCCGAAGAGCGTGCGACATTGCAGGAGCTGATCGGCAAGGCGACTACAGCCGGGGCTCGTCAGGCACGCGCATGTGCTGTGCTCGGGCTAAGCGCGCGCACCGTGCAGCGCTGGCAAGGCGGCGGTCCTGAAGCAGTGGATGGGCGCGCCTTACGCCATCATGATGCTGTTCACAAGCTGTCGACCGATGAGCGCGCTGAACTGCTGGCGGTGGCCAACTCTGTCGAATTCGCTCATCTGCCACCGAGCCAAATCGTCCCTCGATTGGCCGACCAGGGCCGCTACATCGCCTCAGAATCGACGTTCTACCGGGTGCTGCGTGAAGAGAAACAGCTTGCTCATCGGCGCAGTGAACAACCAGCGCGCGCCCGCAGCAAGCCTCGCGCAGTTTGTGCCGACGAGCCCAATCAATTGTTCAGCTGGGATATCACTTACCTGCCGACGACAGTTCGCGGGCAGTATTTCTATCTCTATCTGTTCATGGACGTATTCAGTCGGATGGTCGTCGGCTGGCAGGTCTACGCTGAAGAGAGCAGCGCCCAGGCCAGCGAGCTTCTGAAGGACCTATGTGCACGTGAAGCGATCAAACCGGGTCAGGTGATTTTGCATTCGGATAACGGCGGCCCAATGAAGGGTGCCACGATGCTCGCCACCCTGCAGGCTCTGGGTGTCATGCCGTCATTGAGTCGACCGGGCGTGAGCAACGACAACCCGTTCTCGGAATCGTTGTTCAAAACACTGAAGTATCGGCCGGCCTATCCTCTGCAGGCGTTCGACACTCTATTTGCCGCGCGCGCTTGGGTCACCGTGTTGGTGCGCTGGTATAACCACGAACATCGTCACAGCGCGATCCGTTTCGTCACGCCTGCCCAACGGCACGCCAACCTCGACCAGCAGATCCTCGATCGCCGCGCGATGCTCTACGAGGCGGCAAAGCAGCGCAACCCGCTACGATGGAAAGGCCCCACTCGAAACTGGAAGCGCGTAAAAACGGTCCATTTGAATCCCGATCGCACAGACAACTTTGAACCCATCAAACGCAACCACCGACAGGAGCAAAAAGCCGCCTAA
- a CDS encoding SET domain-containing protein, whose amino-acid sequence MARGDYLLEYKGEVLSEYEANRRFGRSEAEAGHTFFFGIGDGRVIDGAVAGNSARWINHSCAPNCEAEQDDDRVYIRAIKKIKVGDEIFIDYCLDAGSRPSKALKAAYACRCGAKKCRSTMLYVK is encoded by the coding sequence ATGGCGCGTGGCGACTATTTGCTTGAATACAAGGGCGAGGTACTGTCTGAATACGAAGCAAATCGACGGTTTGGCCGATCAGAAGCGGAGGCGGGGCACACTTTCTTCTTCGGGATCGGCGATGGCCGCGTGATCGACGGTGCTGTCGCCGGCAACTCCGCGCGCTGGATTAATCACAGCTGCGCACCGAATTGCGAGGCCGAGCAGGACGACGATCGCGTCTATATCCGTGCGATCAAAAAGATCAAAGTCGGCGACGAAATTTTCATCGATTATTGTCTGGATGCTGGAAGCCGACCCAGCAAAGCGCTGAAAGCGGCCTACGCATGTCGGTGCGGTGCGAAGAAGTGCCGTTCGACGATGCTGTATGTAAAGTGA
- a CDS encoding plasmid fertility inhibition factor family protein has protein sequence MKTFEGIKTYGYRREAVFKVATTAGDAYMSVSRSNYMNDERAVVEVDRLRFFELWKAEPYSIHRAQAHGDEQSWRSDYKFHHAVKGFSHGDPNPVPLACISCLMAREPVPEMKSFFFFFRRKVGERVAEFPYVAFTNGVTRTIWLAANQAECFPVECDARQAPLLHSLAGTAGSSWTTVQLMIPESSHA, from the coding sequence ATGAAGACCTTCGAAGGCATCAAGACGTATGGTTATCGACGCGAAGCGGTTTTCAAGGTTGCGACGACGGCGGGCGACGCCTACATGAGCGTCAGCCGGTCGAACTACATGAACGACGAACGTGCCGTGGTCGAAGTTGACAGGCTCCGTTTTTTTGAGCTTTGGAAGGCCGAGCCGTACAGCATTCACCGCGCACAAGCGCACGGAGATGAGCAAAGCTGGCGGTCAGACTACAAGTTTCACCACGCAGTAAAGGGCTTTAGTCATGGCGATCCGAATCCGGTCCCATTAGCCTGCATCAGTTGCTTGATGGCGCGCGAACCGGTGCCCGAGATGAAATCGTTCTTTTTTTTCTTCCGCCGCAAGGTGGGCGAACGTGTCGCTGAGTTCCCATATGTTGCGTTCACGAACGGGGTCACGCGGACGATTTGGCTGGCAGCAAATCAGGCCGAGTGCTTTCCGGTCGAATGCGATGCGAGACAAGCGCCACTTCTTCATTCGTTGGCCGGTACGGCGGGCAGTAGCTGGACGACGGTTCAGCTAATGATCCCTGAGAGTTCGCACGCATAG
- a CDS encoding S1C family serine protease: MKFECLDRGGQYQHFKAIGKCSRGTRRATRDELPCAIRWALDCGCPPERQLWRSSSSACAERDLCLLTVENFHANPVSIAPAKTIKVGQRVFAIGSPLGRENTLSDGLISGINRDLAGAVNHIQFSAPISHGSSGGGLFDGDGRLVGITSSMIPSSEAENINFAIPAEWIVDIAARAQVQLARWREQRAARLATTSSSPAQPLANAQERDGFEKSTVSGIPILLSSHANWRQNCQALSIPTITTVQAPQHGTLQIKDGEFPVSSSTGNQCAGRTIAGVQVFYTSNPNFKGKEVIRYISSGAPSVTRTAIVDVR; the protein is encoded by the coding sequence ATTAAATTCGAGTGTCTGGACCGTGGTGGTCAATACCAGCACTTCAAAGCAATTGGGAAGTGCAGTCGTGGTACGAGACGGGCAACTCGTGACGAACTGCCATGTGCTATCAGGTGGGCGCTCGATTGCGGTTGTCCACCAGAACGTCAGCTATGGCGCTCGTCTAGTAGCGCCTGTGCCGAGCGTGATCTATGTCTCCTCACGGTTGAGAACTTCCACGCGAACCCCGTAAGCATAGCCCCGGCCAAAACCATCAAGGTCGGGCAACGCGTATTCGCGATCGGCTCTCCGTTAGGCCGGGAAAATACCTTGAGTGACGGACTGATTTCCGGGATAAATCGTGATCTTGCCGGCGCGGTGAACCACATCCAATTCAGTGCGCCTATCTCGCATGGATCGAGCGGTGGCGGGCTCTTCGACGGCGACGGCAGACTCGTCGGTATCACTTCAAGCATGATTCCCTCGTCCGAAGCTGAAAACATAAACTTCGCCATCCCCGCCGAGTGGATCGTAGATATAGCGGCCCGAGCTCAAGTGCAGCTTGCCAGGTGGCGTGAGCAACGAGCCGCCCGCCTTGCAACTACGTCGTCGTCACCGGCTCAACCCCTGGCAAACGCTCAGGAACGAGATGGTTTCGAGAAATCGACCGTGTCTGGCATTCCGATATTGCTCAGTTCTCACGCAAACTGGCGGCAAAACTGTCAGGCGTTGTCAATCCCGACTATAACAACGGTACAGGCGCCACAACACGGCACGCTTCAAATCAAAGACGGCGAATTCCCGGTCAGTTCGTCAACTGGCAATCAGTGCGCTGGGCGCACGATCGCGGGAGTCCAAGTGTTCTACACTTCCAATCCGAACTTTAAAGGCAAAGAAGTGATTAGATACATTAGTAGTGGCGCGCCCAGTGTAACGAGGACTGCGATTGTAGACGTCCGGTAG